GCGTTAAACTAACTCATACTGGACAGGTTCAGGTAGTCCCTTCCTGTTTCGGTccattttcttccgtttggtgcctaatgaacacaaccctgctcACATCACACAGTGCTCCTGTAATCCCCCACATTGCTCGTGGAGCACCGTCAGCTCTGTCCAAAGTCTGCAAAGCCCTTGGCCCCGGAGAAGGGCTCCGGCTGCAGGGGGAAGAAGTATTGCTGGGGCAGCAAGAAGCCCGTGCTCTGGGCGGGATGTTGGTGCATGGGCTGGTGCAGCTGGGCGTGAGGGTGGGCAGGGgggtggggatggggatggggttgCTGGCAGCCACCTGGCATGCAGGCAGTGGGGGAGGTGTAGGGGGGCGGCGGGGGTGGTGGCAGCAGCGGCTGGGGCgtggagggggagaaggatgCAGACGCTGACACCAAGCACCCGTGCTGCTGCTGCCCCTGACCTCCGAGGGAGAAGCGGCGCACCGAGCTGCCCCCGCCAGCCGAGCTGGAGCTGGTGGTGGCCGTGCTGGACTGGCGCGAGGGGGTGCGCAGgctgggtggcgcagtggtcaggATCATGGGGATGGTCTCGGTCTGGCAGCTGCGCAGCGGGAAACGGATAGGCTGCTGTGTAGGCTGCTTGGGCCGCAGGCAGGTGCAACAGTAGACAGCAACCAGGGAGCCCACCACCACGAAGGCCACGAAGATGGAGCCCACCATCAGGAAGGGCACGTAGATGGGCTCTGCAAGGAGGAACAGGTGTTGGAATACTTGTACTTAAACTTTAACTTGAATACCTGTTTGAATACTTAAAGTCATAATTTAACCTTTCAGTAATCACAGATCTGAATACTGGTTTGATTGGTGAAGGTAATAGGGTGGTAACATTGCTTTCCCCTATCAATCACTTACAGACCTGTGCTAAGCTTATGGAAACAGGGCCAATAAGAAGTAGAGTTCATAGTTAATAACCCCATGTGGAGTCAGTGAAAATATTTGTGATACCAAGTGTGCATAATAAACTGTATTGCAAATGTGTacagacctacagttgaagtcggaagtttacatacaccttagccaaatacatttaaactcagtttttcacaattcctgacatttaatcctagtaaaaatgccctgtcttaggtcagttacgaacaccactttattttcagaatgtgaaatgtcagaataatagtagagagagtgatttatttcagcttttatttatttcatcacattcccagtaggtcagaagtttacaaacactaaattagtatttggtagcattgcctttaaattgttaaacttgggtcaaacatttaatttcaggtaggcttccacaagcttcccacaataagttgggtgaattttggcccattcctcctgacagagctggtgtaactgagtcaggtttgtaggcctccttgctttttcagttctgcccacaaatgttgtatatgattgaggtcagggctttgtgatggccactccaataccttgactatgttgtccttaagccattttgccacaactttagaagtatgcttggggtcattgtccatttggaagacccatttgcaaccaagctttaacttcctgactgatgtcttgatgttgcttcaatatatccacataattttcctacctcatgatgccatctatgcactagtccctcctgcagcaaagcacccccacaacatgatgctgccacccctgtgctttacagttgggatggtgttcttcaccttgtaaacaactgttggaaaaaactacttgtgtcatgagcaaagtagatgtcctaaccgactatccaaaactatagtttgttaacaatacatttgtggagtggttgaaaaacgagttttaatgactccaacctaaatgtatgtaaacttctgacttcaactgtatgttctcTTTCTGTTTTATACAGAATCCAGGCTTACACCTTTTTTATGGAAAGGGATTCAGGGGAAAGGAAATTTTAGAAGACAAAGGTGAAATGTTACTCTTTACTCATCCTTTCCTAAATGCCCTTAATATACAGTATTTCTTTACATTAACTCACAAGACAATTTTTTATTGTTGCAAAACATATTTTCAATAGCCCATTTTAATGTCATACTGGTAGTAAACGTTTGCACGATATAATGTAAGTAGGCCACTGAGGTGAATTATACAATACAATGCTGCAAAAACAGAACCATCTGCTACTATAACAATAAGCAACTACAGGTAGGCTGTCAATGTATTCAAAGTGTTAGAAAGCATGTTTATACTATAGTTTTTAAATTGCATGTAACCAACATCCACCGACAAAACCATCTGTTTTGTAGTTATTAATAGGCCTATCATTCAGCCTTATATTTCTTGGGTGTTGTTGAGTAATTGTCTTTATATTAATTGTTTTAGGCCTGAATTAGACTATGCAACAATTACTGTGAatgttcttaaaataatttaacaGAAGCGTTTTTGTCTGAATACATTTTTCCAAAATTTAGATTAAATGTTCAGATTACAATTTAAAATGGCAATTGGCGCCAAGGGAAGGAAATCATTTGAAGATAAtttattttcaataaaaaaaaacaggaaatTGTATTGACCATACCAGCTAGGGCTTAGCAACCCTGGAGAACAATTAAATTGAGATTTGGTGAAATTAGTTAAATGTAAGTCTAGATTCAGTTTTATTCCATAAATGGTATACATTTTGAAC
The sequence above is drawn from the Salmo salar chromosome ssa05, Ssal_v3.1, whole genome shotgun sequence genome and encodes:
- the shisa3 gene encoding protein shisa-3 homolog, translating into MVRLLNYLMLGYLTWNLRISDAQGEYCHGWLDSNGNYHEGFQCPEDFDTMDATVCCGSCSLRYCCAAVDARLDQGSCTNDREQENTEFAAQPIYVPFLMVGSIFVAFVVVGSLVAVYCCTCLRPKQPTQQPIRFPLRSCQTETIPMILTTAPPSLRTPSRQSSTATTSSSSAGGGSSVRRFSLGGQGQQQHGCLVSASASFSPSTPQPLLPPPPPPPYTSPTACMPGGCQQPHPHPHPPAHPHAQLHQPMHQHPAQSTGFLLPQQYFFPLQPEPFSGAKGFADFGQS